CGCATCGGCGTACCGCAGGTCGATCTCGTTCTGACCGGGGCCCGCCTCGTGGTGGCTGAACTCGACCGAGATGCCCAGGTCTTCGAGCATGCGCACCGAACGACGACGGAAGTCGTGGGCGGTGCCGCCCGGGACGTTGTCGAAGTAGCCGGCGGAGTCGACGGGCTCGGGGCCCGAGGCGCCGTACTTCGACGACTTGAGCAGGTAGAACTCGATCTCGGGGTGCGTGTAGAAGGTGAAGCCGCGATCGGCCGCACGCGCGAGGGTGCGCTTCAGCACGTTGCGCGGATCGGAGACCGCCGGCTCGCCGTCGGGCGTCGTGATGTCGCAGAACATGCGCGCGGTGGGGTCGATGTCTCCGCGCCACGGCAACGTCTGGAACGTCGTCGGATCGGGGTACGCGAGCAGGTCGGACTCGAACGTGCGGCTGAGGCCCTCGATCGCCGAGCCGTCGAAGCCGATGCCCTCGGTGAACGCACCCTCGACCTCGGCCGGCGCGATCGCCACCGACTTCAGGGTTCCGACCACGTCGGTGAACCAGAGCCTGACGAACTTGACCCCTCGCTCCTCGATCGTGCGAAGAACGAAGTCGCGCTGCTTATCCATCCACACCCTCTCTCGCACCTCTCAGCGTACTGGCTCGCGGTGCTGCCTTGCGCGCGCCCGCGAGGCGGTGACGGATGTCGCGTGTGCCAGACTTGCCCCATGTCAGGCGAGCCCCAGAACGCAGCATCCGACACGTCGGCCGGCACCGAGCAGAACCCCTACGGCGGTGCCGCCGCGACCGGAGGGCCGAAGCGCGTGCGCACCCGGCATTTCCAGAACGCGAAGCGCGACGGCATCAAGATCACGGGCCTCACGAGCTACGACCAGCTCACCGCTCGCATCTTCGACGAGGCCGGCATCGACTTCCTGCTCGTCGGCGACTCGGCCGGCAACAACGTGTTCGGCTACGAGACGACGTTGCCCGTCACCGTCGACGAACTGATCCCCCTCACGCGCGCAGTCGCCGGTGCGGTCAAACGCGCATTCGTCGTCGCCGACATGCCGTTCGGCTCGTACGAGAACGGCCCCGAAGACGCACTGCACACCGCGGTGCGGTTCATGAAGGAGACCGGCGCGCACGCCGTGAAGCTCGAGGGCGGGGAGCGCAGCCACAAGCAGATCCGCCGCATCGTGGGTGCCGGCATCCCGGTCATGGCGCACATCGGCTACACGCCGCAGAGCGAGCACGGCCTCGGCGGCCATGTCATCCAGGGCCGCGGCGAGGGCGTCAAGCGGCTGCTCGCCGACGCCAAGGCCGTGCAGGACGCCGGTGCGTTCGCCGTCGTGCTCGAGATGGTGCCGGCGGATGCCGCGCGGCAGGTCACCGAACTCCTCGACATCCCGACCATCAGCGTCGGGGCGGGCCCGCACACCGACGGCCAACTGCTCGTCTGGACCGACTGGGCGGGTCTCACGATCGGTCGCGTGCCGAAGTTCGTGAAGCAGTACGCCGACCTCTCGGGCATCCTGAGCGCGGCCGCGAAGGAATGGCGCACCGACGTCGAAGCCGGCGTCTACCCGAACTCCGAGCACTCCTACGAGTAGCCGCGCTGCCGACTGAGCCCGTCGAAGCCTCGGTCCCGACAGGCTCGGCCAGCTGGAGCTCAGTCTTCGGCGGCCTCTTCTTCAGCCCACTTGGCGCTGTTCGCACGCAGGATCTCGAGGGCCCGTTCGGCCTCGGCGCGGGTCTCGAAGGGCCCCACCCGATCGACCGATGGCGACACGAATCCCTGCTCCACCTCACCGGTGTTCAGGTTGTACCAGAACATGTGCTCGACATCCTCGGCCATAGGCTGATCCTATGCCCAAGGACGCCTCAGGCCACCTGATCCCCGGCCGCCTGTCACCGCTCCGAGCGGTGCCCGCCGCCATCCCGCGACCCGAGTACGTGGGCAAGCGCGCGCCGGCGCCGTACTCGAGCGGCGATCGCTACACGACCGAAGAGGTCGAGCTCGTCCGCGCGGCCGGGCGTGTCGCCGCCGGCGCGATCGAGGCGGCGTCCGCCGCGATCCGCCCCGGCGTCACGACGGACGAGCTCGACCGCATCGCGCACGAGTACGTCGTCGCGCACGGCGCCTACCCGTCGACGCTCGGCTACCGGGGCTTCCCGAAGTCGTCGTGCACGTCGGTCAACGAGGTCATCTGCCACGGCATCCCCGACGACACGGTGCTCGCCGACGGCGACCTCGTGAACATCGACGTCACGGCGTACCTCGACGGGTACCACGGCGACCTCAACCACACGTTCCTCGTCGGCGAGGCGAGCGAAGCGGCCGCCCAGCTCGTCGAGCGCACCCGTGAGGCGCTGCGCCGCGGCATCCGCGCCGTCGCACCCGGCCGCGAGGTCAACGTGATCGGCCGGGCGATCGAGGCGTACGCGAAGCGCTTCGGCTACGGGGTCGTGCGCGACTACACGGGCCACGGGGTCGGGCGCGCGTTCCACTCGGGGCTGATCATCCCCCACTACGACGCCCCCGAGTTCGACACCGTCATGGAGCCGGGCATGATCTTCACGATCGAGCCGATGCTCACCCTCGGCGCCATCGAATGGGATGTCTGGGCCGACGACTGGACGGTCGTGACGCGTGATCGTTCGCTCACGGCCCAGTTCGAGCACACCCTCGTGGTCACCGAGCGAGGCGCCGACATCCTGACGCTCCCCTGAACGGCACCCGAACGGCCCGCGATAGTGTGGCCGCTATGGCGACACAGCACGCGATCGGGATCGACATCGGCGGCACGGGCATCAAGGGCGCGGTCGTCGACCTCGGCACCGGCCGGCTCGCCTCCGAGCGACGCAAGGTCTCGACGCCCGAAGGAGGCCGCCCCGCCGACATCCTGACTGCGACCGGTGAACTGCTCGCCGGTCTCTCCGACGAGTTCGGCGACGACCTCCCCCTCGGCGTGTGCTTCCCGGCGATCGTCAAGCACGGCCGCACCCTCTCAGCGGCCAACATCTCGAAGGAGTGGATCGGCCTGCCCGCCGAGGAGCTCTTCGAAGACGCCTTCGGTCGCGAGATCCACTTCATCAACGACGCGGATGCCGCCGGCTACGCCGAGTCCCGCTACGGCGCCGCGGTCGACGCCGACGGCCTCGTCATCCTGACGACGCTCGGCACCGGCATCGGCTCCGCGTTCCTCTACGACGGCGTGCTCGTGCCGAACACGGAGCTCGGGCACATCGAGCTCGACGGGCGCGAAGCCGAGAAGAACGCCGCGTACTCGGCGATGGAGCGGGAATCGCTCGACTGGCAGGAGTGGGCCACCCGGCTGCAGCGGTTCTACGCGCACGTCGAGTTCATCTTCTCGCCCGACCTCTTCGTCGTCGGCGGCGGCGTGTCGAAGCACCATGAGCAGTTCCTGCCCCTGCTCGACTTGAAGACGCCGATCGTGCCGGCGGCGCACCGCAACAACGCGGGTATCCTCGGCGCGGCGTCGCTCGCGGCGTAGTCGATCGGGTGCGAGCGGTTCGTCGTCGGCCGTGCTAACGTGCCGGTGATCGTGATCGACCGGTTGGAGGTGAGACCCATGAACGCAGTATCCGCAATGGGTGCTCCCCCGCAGGCCGCGATCGCGCGACTGACGTAGTCGCAACCGGGAGCGCCGCACACGCAATCGCGAAAGGCGACTCCCATGAACACCACATCTTCGACGAACCCCTCGAACACCCGGGCCCTGGTGCTCGCCGGCGCCGGAGCGGCAGGCAATGCCTGGCAGCTGGGCCTCATCGCCGGCCTGTGCGACGCCGGTGTCGATCTCACCTCCGCCGATCTCATCATCGGCACCTCGGCAGGCTCGACGGTGGCTGCCCAGATCACCAGCGGCGCACGGCCCGCCGAGCTCTACGCCGCCATCCTCGCCGAGGCGCCCCAGACGCGGCCCGGCACCGGCACCGGCGGATCCGCCGGGAGACGCACGCCATCCCTCTCCGGGCCGAGCTACATGGAGTGGTCGGACCAGATCATCGCTTCCTCCGCGGGTGCATCCGACATGAGGCGCAGGATGGGCGCTGCGGCGCTCGAACGGGACGCGTCCGACGGCTCGGATGCTGCTCGATGGCGCGAGATCGTGGCGGCCCGGCTTCCCAGCCATGACTGGCCGGGCCAGCCCGTGTTCATCACGGCCGTCGAAGCCCGAACCGGGCAACCGGTGGTGTTCGACCGCCGGAGCGGCATCGACCTGGTCGACGCCGTCGCCGCCAGCACCTCTGCGATGATCCCGTACCGCATCGGTGAGCGCCGCTACCTCAACGGCGGCTATCGACGCAGCTCCAACACCGACCTGGCGGCCGGATACGACCGAGTCGTGGTGCTGGAGCCGTTCGGCGGCCGGTCGCGGACCCCGCTCGAGTGGGGCATGGACCTCGCGACGCAGGTCGACGAGCTGCGCGCAGTGGGAAGCGAGGTCGAGACCGTCTTCCCCGACGCCGGCGCGGGTGACGTGTTCAATGCCAATGCGCTGGACCCCGCGACCCGTCGGCCGGCAGCGCGAGGAGGTCACGACCAGGGCCTGGCACTCGCTGCGAGTCTCGCCGACTTCTGGCGCTGATCCGCGAACCCGATTCACGGGAGGTGGTGCCGCCGGTCGGTGTGCGAAAGGGTGCGAATGGGCCGGCTGATACGCCGGGTTCTGTTCACCGGGCGCTTTCGCGACACCGGCTGGACGGCCATCTCTCTCGGGACTACGTTGCCGCAGCCCTCCAGCGGTCTACCCGGAAACGGGACGGGCAGCCCCATCGTTCCCTGTCTGACCTTGCTCCGGACGAGGTTTACCGAGCCGACCGCGTCACCGCGGTCGCTGGTGGGCTCTTACCCCACCGTTTCACCCTTACCCGGCGCTTGCGCACCGGGCGGTCTGCTTTCTGTGGCACTGTCTCGCGGGTTGCCCCGGGTGGGAGTTACCCACCGTCCTGCCCTGTGGAGCCCGGACGTTCCTCGGCGCACGATCGAAACCGTGCGACGCGACCGTCTTGCCGGCCCACTCGCGATTCGAGTCTACCGTCGCGGCCGAGCCCGGATCGCCGCGGCATCCGGGCCCGTTCGCCGGTCGTCAGCGCAGAGCGCGGCTCAGAGGCCCGACTCGTCGGTCCGCACCAGGATGCGGTCGCACTCGGGGCACAGCACGACCTCGTCGGGGGCTGCACGGCGCACCGACTCGAGGTCGGAACCCGTGAGCGTGATGCCGCAGCCACCGCACGTGCGCGCTTGCAGGAGGGCCGCGCCGACTCCCCCGCCGCGCACGCGGCGCTGCTCGTAGAACGCGAGCAGCGGCTCGGCCACGCCCTCGGCGACGACCGCCCGATCGCGTTCGGTCTGCTCGCGCTCGACCCCGAGGCCGCCTGCGGCCTCGTCACGCTCGGCCTCGAGGGCGGCGACCTCGGTGACGATCGCGTCGCGCTGCAGGTCGATGCTGGAGAGGGCCACGTCCGCCTCCTCGACGCGCTCCATGACGACGAGCTCCTGCTCTTCGAGGTCGTTCAGCCTGCGCCGGAGCGAGACCAGCTCGGCCTCGAGCGCCGAGACGTCCTTCACCGATGAGGTGTGCTGGAGGCGCTCGCTGTCACGCGCGATGCGCGCTTCGACGACGGCGACGTCGGACTCCAGGCGCTTCAGCTCGACGCGTGCGTCCTCGAGGGTGCCGAGAGCCTCGGCACGCGTGCCGCGCACGGCCTGGTCACGGGCGGCGAACTCGGCGAGCCGGCCTGCCTGCGGCAGCGAGCCGAGCTTGTGCGCGAGCTGCGCGAGGCGGGTGTCGAGCGACTGGAGCCGCAACAGCTGTTCTTGTTCGGCGGGGCTGGCCTTCACGTGGTGCTCCTCGTGGGATCGGGTCGTCGGTGAGGACGGTGGTCGGGGTTCGCTGTTCACTGCACGATCTGGAAATCCCAGGGATCGGTGCGGAGCTCGGAGACGACGACGGAGAGCTCGGGGTGGGCTGCGCGCAGCTGCGCGGCCGCGACATCGAGCCACAGCCATTCGCTCGCCCAGTGCGAGACGTCGAGCAGCGCAGGGCCGCCCGTGAGCTTCGCCTGCTCGCGTGCCTCCGACGCCGGGTGATGGCGGAGGTCGGCCGTGATGTACGCGTCGGCGCCGCGGACCGCCGGGTCGCCGAGCAGCGAGTCGCCGGCGCCGCCGCACACGGCGACCGTCTCGACCGGGTCGTCGAAGCCTCCGGAGGCGCGGACACCGGTCGCCGTCGCGGGGAGGATGTCGGCGAGCACACGGGCGAGGCGGCCCAGGGTCGTGGGCTCGGGCAGGCGACCGACGCGGCCGAGCCCGAGCGACGGGTCGATCGACGGCCGGATGGGCCGCGTCTCGATGAGGCCGAGCCGGTCGGCCAGTACCGCCGAGGTGCCTTCGGCGACGACATCCGCGTTCGTATGGGCGGTGACCACTGCGCAGTCGGCGCGGATCAGACGCGCGATCAGGGACCCCTTGTAGCGGTCTTCGGCGACCGAGGTGACTCCGCGCAGGAGCAGGGGGTGGTGGGCGATGACGAGATCGACACCCTCGGCGATCGCCTCGTCGACCGTCTCGACGACGGTGTCGACCGTGAAGAGCACGCGCCGCACCGGGGCCGCTGGATCGCCGGTCACGAGTCCTGGGGAATCCCACGACTCCGCTCCCGCGATCGGCCAGAGACGTTCGATCGTCGTCAGCAGGTCGGCGAGGGTGGCGGTCACCCGCCCAGCCTACCTTCGGAGCGCGCGACACCGCGGCCCGGCGCTGCGCCGCATCCGCTTCGCGCCCGTGTCGGTCACGTGTCGGCGGGGATCAGGTGCCCCATTCGGTCGCGCTTCGCCCGGAGGTAGGCGAGGTTGGCCGGAGCGGCCCCCGTCACGAGCGGCACTCGCTCGACGACCTCGATGCCGTGGCCGGTCAGCTGGGCGATCTTGTCGGGGTTGTTCGTGAGCAGCCGCACCGAGTGCAGGCCGAGATCGTCGAGGATCGCCGCAGCGGCCGCGTACTCGCGATCGTCGGCGGGCAGGCCGAGCGCGAGGTTGGCGTCGAGCGTGTCGAGGCCCGACTGCTGCAGGCGATACGCCTTGAGCTTGGCGACGAGGCCGATGCCCCGGCCCTCGTGCCCGCGGAGGTAGACGACGACTCCGCCGTCCGCGATCCGCTCGAGGGCGGCATCGAGCTGCGGGCCGCACTCGCACTTCTCGGACGAGAACACCTCGCCCGTCAGGCACTCGGAGTGCACGCGCACGAGCGCGCCCTGCGTCACGGGTGCGAGCGAGACGATCGCCAGGTGCTCGTCGTCCGTCACCAGATCCCGATAGGCGCGGAAGCGGAACGGCCCGTGCGCGGTCGGGATCTCGGTCTCGACCTCGAAGGCGACGCGCCCGGCGGCCCCGAGCTCTGCGGCTACGGGCGTCGGCTCACGAACGGTCTCGGTCTGCTGCGGCATCCGTCATGGCCTTCCGGTTCGTGCGCGCTCGAGTGCGGCCGCGACGGTGGCGACGAGTTCGTCGCCCGATGCCTGGAACTTCGCGACGCCCTCGCGCTCGAGGGTCGCGGTGACTTCGTCGTAGGAGATGCCGAGCGCCGCCAGGCCGGCGAGCACGGCCCGCGACTCGTCGGCGGTGCCCGTGATCGTGTCGCCGCGGATGCGACCGTGGTCGAACACGGCCTCGAGCGTCTTCTCGGGCATCGTGTTGACGACATCGCGGGCCACGAGCTCTTCGACGTAGCGGGTGTCGGGCAGCGCCGGGTCCTTCGCACCGGTCGAAGCCCAGAGCGGTCGCTGCACGTTCGCGCCGAGCGCCAGCAGCCGCTGGGCTCGTGCGCCCGCGAACTCGCTCGTGAAGATCTCGTACGCGAGTCGCGCGTTGGCGATGCCGGCGAGACTCCTGAGCTCGCGCGCGGCCGCTGTGCCGATCTCATCCAGCCTGCGATCGACCTCGGTGTCGACGCGCGACACGAAGAACGATGCGACCGAGCGGATGCCCCGGAGTGCGAGACCCGACTCGTGGGCGCGCTCGAGACCGGTGAGATAGGCGTCGACCACCGCTCGATAGCGGTCGAGACCGAAGATGAGGGTGACGTTGACGCTGATGCCGAGCGCGATCGCGGCCGTGATGGCGGCCACGCCCTCGACGGTCGCGGGGATCTTCACGAACACGTTCGGGCGATCGATGTGCTCGGCGAGCGACCGGGTCTCGACGAGCGTCGCGAGCGTGTCGTGCGCAGCATCGGCACCGACCTCGATCGACACCCATCCGTCGACGCCGCCACTCGCATCGAACACGGGGCGAAGGAGGTCGGCCGCCCTCGCCACATCGTCGGTGGTCAGCGCGAAGACGACGTCGCTCGCGGACCGGTTGCCCTGCGCGAGGGCGGCGACCTGCTCGTCGTACGCCGTGCTTCCGCCGATGGCGGCCGCGAAGATCGTGGGGTTGGTCGTGACACCCACGACCTCGCGCTGCGAGATGAGGCGCTGCAGGTCGCCGCTGAGGATGCGCTGTCTCGA
The DNA window shown above is from Agromyces cerinus and carries:
- the panB gene encoding 3-methyl-2-oxobutanoate hydroxymethyltransferase, producing MSGEPQNAASDTSAGTEQNPYGGAAATGGPKRVRTRHFQNAKRDGIKITGLTSYDQLTARIFDEAGIDFLLVGDSAGNNVFGYETTLPVTVDELIPLTRAVAGAVKRAFVVADMPFGSYENGPEDALHTAVRFMKETGAHAVKLEGGERSHKQIRRIVGAGIPVMAHIGYTPQSEHGLGGHVIQGRGEGVKRLLADAKAVQDAGAFAVVLEMVPADAARQVTELLDIPTISVGAGPHTDGQLLVWTDWAGLTIGRVPKFVKQYADLSGILSAAAKEWRTDVEAGVYPNSEHSYE
- a CDS encoding SPOR domain-containing protein, which encodes MAEDVEHMFWYNLNTGEVEQGFVSPSVDRVGPFETRAEAERALEILRANSAKWAEEEAAED
- the map gene encoding type I methionyl aminopeptidase; translated protein: MPKDASGHLIPGRLSPLRAVPAAIPRPEYVGKRAPAPYSSGDRYTTEEVELVRAAGRVAAGAIEAASAAIRPGVTTDELDRIAHEYVVAHGAYPSTLGYRGFPKSSCTSVNEVICHGIPDDTVLADGDLVNIDVTAYLDGYHGDLNHTFLVGEASEAAAQLVERTREALRRGIRAVAPGREVNVIGRAIEAYAKRFGYGVVRDYTGHGVGRAFHSGLIIPHYDAPEFDTVMEPGMIFTIEPMLTLGAIEWDVWADDWTVVTRDRSLTAQFEHTLVVTERGADILTLP
- the ppgK gene encoding polyphosphate--glucose phosphotransferase, with translation MATQHAIGIDIGGTGIKGAVVDLGTGRLASERRKVSTPEGGRPADILTATGELLAGLSDEFGDDLPLGVCFPAIVKHGRTLSAANISKEWIGLPAEELFEDAFGREIHFINDADAAGYAESRYGAAVDADGLVILTTLGTGIGSAFLYDGVLVPNTELGHIELDGREAEKNAAYSAMERESLDWQEWATRLQRFYAHVEFIFSPDLFVVGGGVSKHHEQFLPLLDLKTPIVPAAHRNNAGILGAASLAA
- a CDS encoding patatin-like phospholipase family protein: MNTTSSTNPSNTRALVLAGAGAAGNAWQLGLIAGLCDAGVDLTSADLIIGTSAGSTVAAQITSGARPAELYAAILAEAPQTRPGTGTGGSAGRRTPSLSGPSYMEWSDQIIASSAGASDMRRRMGAAALERDASDGSDAARWREIVAARLPSHDWPGQPVFITAVEARTGQPVVFDRRSGIDLVDAVAASTSAMIPYRIGERRYLNGGYRRSSNTDLAAGYDRVVVLEPFGGRSRTPLEWGMDLATQVDELRAVGSEVETVFPDAGAGDVFNANALDPATRRPAARGGHDQGLALAASLADFWR
- a CDS encoding zinc ribbon domain-containing protein, with protein sequence MKASPAEQEQLLRLQSLDTRLAQLAHKLGSLPQAGRLAEFAARDQAVRGTRAEALGTLEDARVELKRLESDVAVVEARIARDSERLQHTSSVKDVSALEAELVSLRRRLNDLEEQELVVMERVEEADVALSSIDLQRDAIVTEVAALEAERDEAAGGLGVEREQTERDRAVVAEGVAEPLLAFYEQRRVRGGGVGAALLQARTCGGCGITLTGSDLESVRRAAPDEVVLCPECDRILVRTDESGL
- a CDS encoding Nif3-like dinuclear metal center hexameric protein, which gives rise to MTATLADLLTTIERLWPIAGAESWDSPGLVTGDPAAPVRRVLFTVDTVVETVDEAIAEGVDLVIAHHPLLLRGVTSVAEDRYKGSLIARLIRADCAVVTAHTNADVVAEGTSAVLADRLGLIETRPIRPSIDPSLGLGRVGRLPEPTTLGRLARVLADILPATATGVRASGGFDDPVETVAVCGGAGDSLLGDPAVRGADAYITADLRHHPASEAREQAKLTGGPALLDVSHWASEWLWLDVAAAQLRAAHPELSVVVSELRTDPWDFQIVQ
- the tal gene encoding transaldolase — its product is MSPAASPTAALAAEGVSIWLDDLSRQRILSGDLQRLISQREVVGVTTNPTIFAAAIGGSTAYDEQVAALAQGNRSASDVVFALTTDDVARAADLLRPVFDASGGVDGWVSIEVGADAAHDTLATLVETRSLAEHIDRPNVFVKIPATVEGVAAITAAIALGISVNVTLIFGLDRYRAVVDAYLTGLERAHESGLALRGIRSVASFFVSRVDTEVDRRLDEIGTAAARELRSLAGIANARLAYEIFTSEFAGARAQRLLALGANVQRPLWASTGAKDPALPDTRYVEELVARDVVNTMPEKTLEAVFDHGRIRGDTITGTADESRAVLAGLAALGISYDEVTATLEREGVAKFQASGDELVATVAAALERARTGRP